From the genome of Streptomyces sp. NBC_01304:
ATCTTCGAGGGCTACGAGCTGTTCGCGAGCATCGTGGTGATCGTGCTCGCGGTCGCGGTGTTCGCCGTCGCCGAACGCGCCAAGTCCTGACCGCCCGCGCGGGGTTCAGCAGGTGTGGTCGACCAGGTCGAAGGACGCGTAGTGGTCGGCGGTGTAGTAGTCCTCCTGGTTGGCCTCGCCAGTGACGATGCGGCGGGCGCCGCGGTTGTCGGAGCCCGGCGTGATGACCGTGTACTCGTGGTAGTAGCCGGCGGCGTGGCTCGGCAGGACGCCTTCGCGGTTCTGGAAGACGGTGCCGTCCTGCGGGTAGGGGTAGGGGCCGTTCGCCTCGATCAGGTCGAGGGTGTCGTGCGCCTGGGAGGGCAGGGCCGAGTAACAGATGTCGCCGACCGCGGCGATCGCTGCCGCGGAGTGGGCGGGTGCGGCAACCGGTGCCGCGTGGGCCGCGACGGGCCCGCCGATGAGGAGGGTGGCGGTGAGAGCTATGCCTGTGGCGATACGTGGGGGGATTCGCATGCGTTCATGATGACGCGCGTAGATGGTGGGGCGTCAAGGCCAAGTGCCTTGAGTTTTCCGAGAGTTAACCGCGCTGCTCGTCCTGCAGCTG
Proteins encoded in this window:
- a CDS encoding ribonuclease — translated: MRIPPRIATGIALTATLLIGGPVAAHAAPVAAPAHSAAAIAAVGDICYSALPSQAHDTLDLIEANGPYPYPQDGTVFQNREGVLPSHAAGYYHEYTVITPGSDNRGARRIVTGEANQEDYYTADHYASFDLVDHTC